In Sedimenticola thiotaurini, the following proteins share a genomic window:
- a CDS encoding SPOR domain-containing protein gives MSMEELPADAEERAALFHPHGADPASQVTSTFFSTPELRQRLDLLRHLTDNSEKILLIKGVEGAGKSTLLQQYRILARDEWMVSCLTADPMLQPDQFYSLLFRRFGLIDPTTANINGLLKRFEMLHAAGRLPVIVVDDAHLLPVATLIALFRLFERRPGSRALIRVVLFASPDINNHLQMPQVQAMNLQIIQSLDMPLFDRDQAQAFMEFQLAGEGKQRELKLAAGRLERIIRESAGVPGLLEAQLHTVFADAPESTSSVPVDPAGKRSFDIRTVLTDLPLAVLVGAPLLGLLLILTLVYQDEINQLFGQNGPTPIVDESSNVRTDGLRPLKLPALASNQSPDTGPAPVEQSSLFEDDRPVGMTAVPSVDLPERRQATPLPLPPNPTPENEPESSQAEPDQPPADPVAGADTGLEGVYAPDLSVQPTSKDDAAVVGETESAGNQAADSMAVASPDDGEKGLQDQPQVSQQQNEAPKKLAPGQPVVGSEPIKDEKWILTQRPEAYTLQLVGVQDVAAAKRFISRHQLTGQATYFKTIRAGQPWFSVIYGVYPDRVAAIKGRDSLPTALRKSEPWPRTYASIQAAISQ, from the coding sequence ATGAGTATGGAAGAGCTTCCGGCTGACGCCGAAGAGCGTGCCGCACTATTTCATCCGCATGGCGCTGATCCCGCCTCGCAAGTGACTTCGACCTTTTTTTCCACACCTGAACTCAGACAGCGCCTGGATCTGCTGCGACATCTCACCGATAACAGCGAAAAAATCCTCTTGATCAAGGGTGTGGAGGGTGCCGGAAAGAGTACCCTGTTGCAGCAATATCGCATTCTGGCCCGTGATGAATGGATGGTGAGTTGTTTGACAGCGGACCCCATGCTGCAACCTGATCAGTTCTACTCCCTGCTGTTTCGCCGATTTGGTCTAATCGACCCTACCACCGCGAATATCAATGGATTGCTGAAGCGTTTTGAAATGCTGCATGCGGCAGGACGGTTACCTGTAATCGTTGTAGATGATGCCCATCTGTTGCCCGTTGCTACCCTGATCGCTCTGTTCCGGTTGTTCGAGCGTCGTCCCGGAAGTCGGGCATTGATTCGGGTCGTGCTGTTTGCTTCTCCCGATATCAATAACCATCTACAGATGCCGCAGGTTCAAGCGATGAATCTGCAGATTATCCAGTCCCTTGATATGCCTCTGTTTGACAGGGATCAGGCGCAGGCATTTATGGAATTTCAGCTGGCCGGCGAAGGTAAGCAGCGGGAATTGAAGTTGGCGGCTGGTCGGCTCGAACGGATAATCCGGGAATCAGCCGGCGTACCTGGGCTGCTTGAGGCACAACTGCATACGGTTTTTGCCGATGCGCCAGAATCGACCAGTTCCGTTCCTGTAGATCCCGCTGGAAAACGATCATTTGATATTCGCACCGTGCTGACTGATCTCCCGCTGGCCGTTTTGGTCGGTGCCCCCTTGTTGGGTCTGTTACTGATACTGACGCTGGTCTACCAGGATGAAATAAACCAGCTGTTTGGCCAGAATGGCCCAACGCCGATAGTGGATGAATCGTCCAATGTCCGAACAGATGGCCTGCGTCCGCTGAAACTCCCCGCGTTGGCCAGTAACCAGTCGCCGGATACCGGGCCGGCTCCAGTGGAGCAGAGCTCTCTGTTTGAAGATGACCGGCCTGTCGGGATGACCGCCGTACCCAGTGTGGATTTACCGGAGAGGCGCCAAGCCACACCCTTGCCGCTACCGCCCAATCCCACGCCGGAAAATGAGCCGGAATCCAGTCAGGCTGAACCGGACCAGCCACCCGCAGACCCGGTGGCTGGGGCGGATACCGGGTTAGAAGGCGTGTATGCCCCGGACCTGTCGGTGCAACCAACCAGCAAGGACGATGCCGCTGTTGTTGGAGAGACGGAAAGCGCCGGGAATCAAGCAGCAGACAGCATGGCTGTTGCGTCGCCTGATGATGGGGAGAAGGGGTTGCAAGATCAGCCACAAGTTTCACAGCAGCAGAACGAAGCGCCCAAGAAGTTGGCGCCTGGGCAGCCCGTGGTCGGGTCCGAACCCATCAAGGACGAAAAATGGATATTGACCCAGAGACCAGAGGCGTACACACTGCAACTGGTTGGTGTGCAAGATGTCGCGGCGGCCAAGCGTTTCATCAGTCGGCACCAGCTGACGGGGCAAGCCACTTACTTCAAGACAATCCGGGCAGGTCAGCCGTGGTTTTCGGTTATTTATGGCGTCTATCCGGATCGGGTCGCGGCAATAAAGGGTCGTGACTCATTGCCGACCGCGCTGCGCAAGAGCGAGCCTTGGCCGCGCACCTATGCCTCTATCCAGGCTGCCATAAGTCAGTAA